The Deinococcus depolymerans DNA window TCAGCTTCGGCGCGCCCAGCGCCTGCGCCGCCACCGGACTGACCATCACCGGGCCGCTCACCCACTTCCCGACCAGCCCGAACGCCGTCGCCGCCAGCCACATGTTCTGCGCCGCGCACGCCAGGGCCGCCTGCTCCTCCCACTCGGGCATCTTCGGCTTCTCGGGCATGTGCAGTTCCAGGCTGATCCACAGCGGCGCCCGCCACGCCCGCGCCCGCTGCGCCTCCAGCGCCGATTCGCTGTCCCGGTCCGGCGCGGTACCCGCCGCGTACGCCTGCGCGAACACCTCAGCCAGCCGCGCGCGCCCCTCACCCGTGA harbors:
- a CDS encoding nitroreductase yields the protein MTTLDAAFPPAALTVLDVIRARRTVDIGLLKPDAVPREVVEAILEAGIWAPNHGRTEPWRFTVFTGEGRARLAEVFAQAYAAGTAPDRDSESALEAQRARAWRAPLWISLELHMPEKPKMPEWEEQAALACAAQNMWLAATAFGLVGKWVSGPVMVSPVAAQALGAPKLMGLLVLGYPAAELPSASRVPLADKVTWVE